A window from Buchnera aphidicola (Mindarus abietinus) encodes these proteins:
- the ilvB gene encoding biosynthetic-type acetolactate synthase large subunit, translating to MPVLSGAEMVIRSLIDQNIKYIFGYPGGAVLDIYDALKTIGGIKHILVRHEQGATHMADGYARATGKVGVVLVTSGPGATNAITGIATAYMDSIPMVIISGQVASNLIGYDAFQECDMIGISRPIVKHSFLVQKTTDIPIILKKAFWLASSGRPGPIVIDIPKNILGEKCKKPYIWPNSINIRSYNPTTKGNTRQIKRVLHTLLKSKKPIIYAGGGVITSNSHHELKILAESLNFPVTTSLMGLGAFPGTHKQSLGMLGMHGTYHANMAMHNSDVIFAIGVRFDDRTTNNLEKYCPYAKILHIDIDPTSISKTVLANIPIVGDAKKVLKEIIKELKKIIITKKSNSFESWWNSIHIWKEKNENKKTIDEENVIKPQKVIKLIWKKTAGEAFITSDVGQHQMFTALHYPFDYPRQWINSGGLGTMGFGLPAALGVKLAFPKKMVICITGDGSIQMNIQELSTAMQYQLPILIVNLNNKSLGMVKQWQDMIYSGRHSHSYMQALPNFVKLSESYGHVGIAINHPSELEEKIETAFKKLNQGKLVFLDVLISDSEHVYPMQIKGGGMNEMILEKKRDF from the coding sequence ATGCCAGTTTTATCAGGAGCGGAAATGGTAATACGCTCTTTAATTGATCAAAATATTAAATATATTTTTGGATATCCTGGAGGAGCAGTTCTCGATATTTATGATGCTTTAAAAACAATTGGTGGTATTAAGCATATTTTAGTAAGACATGAACAAGGTGCTACTCATATGGCAGATGGTTATGCCAGAGCAACTGGAAAAGTAGGAGTTGTTTTAGTTACTTCTGGACCAGGAGCGACAAATGCTATTACTGGTATCGCAACTGCTTACATGGATTCAATACCAATGGTAATAATATCAGGTCAAGTAGCTTCTAATTTAATAGGATATGATGCTTTTCAAGAATGCGATATGATCGGAATATCTCGTCCGATTGTTAAACACAGCTTTTTAGTTCAAAAAACAACAGATATTCCTATAATTTTAAAAAAAGCATTTTGGTTAGCTTCTAGTGGAAGACCTGGTCCCATTGTAATAGATATTCCTAAAAATATTTTAGGTGAAAAATGCAAAAAACCATATATTTGGCCTAATTCTATTAATATTCGATCTTATAATCCAACAACTAAAGGAAATACTAGACAAATTAAAAGAGTTTTACATACTTTATTGAAATCAAAAAAACCAATTATTTATGCCGGAGGAGGTGTAATTACTTCTAATAGTCATCATGAATTAAAGATTTTAGCAGAAAGTTTAAATTTTCCTGTTACAACTTCATTAATGGGACTCGGAGCATTTCCAGGTACTCATAAACAAAGCTTAGGCATGTTAGGTATGCACGGAACATATCATGCAAATATGGCCATGCATAATTCAGATGTAATATTTGCTATTGGAGTTAGATTTGATGATCGTACAACGAATAATTTAGAAAAATATTGTCCTTATGCTAAAATTTTACATATAGATATTGATCCTACTTCAATTTCCAAAACTGTTTTAGCAAATATTCCTATTGTAGGAGATGCTAAAAAAGTATTAAAAGAAATTATTAAAGAATTAAAAAAAATTATTATAACAAAAAAAAGCAACTCCTTTGAAAGTTGGTGGAATTCTATTCATATTTGGAAAGAAAAAAACGAAAATAAAAAAACTATAGATGAAGAAAATGTTATCAAACCACAAAAAGTTATTAAACTGATTTGGAAAAAAACAGCAGGTGAAGCTTTTATTACATCTGATGTAGGACAACATCAAATGTTTACTGCTTTACACTATCCCTTTGATTATCCTCGACAATGGATTAATTCAGGAGGTTTAGGAACCATGGGATTCGGATTACCCGCTGCATTAGGAGTAAAGTTAGCTTTTCCTAAAAAAATGGTAATTTGCATTACAGGGGACGGAAGTATTCAAATGAATATTCAAGAGTTATCTACTGCTATGCAATATCAATTGCCTATTCTAATTGTTAATCTTAATAACAAATCATTAGGAATGGTAAAACAATGGCAAGATATGATATATTCTGGACGTCATTCTCATTCTTATATGCAAGCTTTACCTAACTTTGTTAAATTATCAGAATCGTACGGACACGTCGGAATAGCTATAAATCATCCTTCAGAATTAGAAGAAAAAATAGAAACAGCATTTAAAAAATTAAATCAAGGAAAATTGGTATTTTTAGATGTTTTAATTAGTGATTCTGAACACGTTTATCCAATGCAAATTAAAGGGGGTGGAATGAACGAGATGATACTAGAAAAAAAGAGAGATTTTTAA
- a CDS encoding FAD:protein FMN transferase codes for MGTTWKIQLFKEKEKINFLNLKKNIQILLNHDEKELSTWNNKSMVSRINHGVDNRPIIISKNFSTIISKAILINKKTFGALDITIGSLIKIWGFNIINTPFKLPSLKTIKIALSKSGINHIYLIKYQKNEYLYKDLKNLEINISTLGEGFAVDHISKLLNKKKITDYIISVGGAIKSKKNCLHKNFSIIAIQKPTNKKNSIHMLIKLKNQSVSTSGNYRNYYYFNKKKISHLINPFNGMPIVNNLVSVTVISQNALDADAWDTALEILGFKKAKQLILKEKLAVCLVQKRKKGFYTWVSPKFKKFLIKSSFKVTKK; via the coding sequence ATGGGTACAACATGGAAAATTCAACTATTTAAAGAAAAAGAAAAAATAAATTTTTTAAATTTAAAGAAAAATATTCAAATATTACTAAATCATGATGAAAAAGAACTATCTACTTGGAATAACAAATCAATGGTTTCAAGAATTAACCATGGAGTTGATAATAGACCCATAATAATTAGCAAAAACTTTAGCACTATTATTTCAAAAGCAATTTTAATAAATAAAAAAACATTTGGTGCTTTAGATATTACTATTGGTTCATTAATAAAAATTTGGGGATTTAATATTATAAATACACCTTTTAAACTCCCTTCATTAAAAACAATAAAAATTGCTCTTTCAAAATCTGGGATAAATCATATTTATTTAATAAAATATCAAAAAAATGAATATTTATACAAAGATTTAAAAAATTTAGAAATAAATATTTCTACTTTAGGAGAAGGTTTTGCCGTAGATCATATTTCTAAATTACTTAATAAAAAAAAAATTACTGATTATATAATTTCAGTTGGTGGAGCAATTAAATCTAAAAAAAATTGTTTACATAAAAATTTTTCAATAATAGCTATTCAGAAACCAACTAATAAAAAAAATTCTATTCATATGTTAATTAAACTAAAAAATCAATCAGTTAGTACTTCAGGAAATTACAGAAATTATTATTATTTTAATAAAAAAAAAATTTCTCATTTAATCAATCCTTTTAATGGAATGCCTATTGTTAATAACTTAGTATCAGTAACTGTAATTTCCCAAAATGCATTAGATGCTGACGCTTGGGATACTGCCCTAGAAATATTAGGTTTTAAAAAAGCTAAACAATTGATCTTAAAAGAAAAACTTGCTGTTTGTTTAGTGCAGAAAAGAAAAAAAGGTTTTTATACCTGGGTTTCTCCTAAATTTAAGAAATTTTTAATTAAATCCTCTTTTAAAGTTACCAAAAAATAA
- a CDS encoding Do family serine endopeptidase gives MKKIAIALMIISFVFPRLSIALNKDSFLIKKINISSVNVPNLSSILDKVMPAVVSIDSEVKATLDIDKNQNDKSLLNDEALFCENKSPFYETPLCKQWIKNNQFPKMIKVIGSGVIIDSENKYVVTNSHVIQNTNKIQVKLNDGRVYDAELIGQDNRFDIALLKINDANNLVAIEMIDSNTLKVGDYTLAIGNPYGLGGTVTSGIISALGRSGLNNSHYENFIQTDTAINRGNSGGALINLEGKLIGINTAILSPDGGNIGIGFSIPTNIVKNITDQIIKYGRVIQGELGITGTELTFNLAQAMKLKLQRGAFVNQVFKNSAADESGIKAGDVIISLNKKPIFNFSSLRAEIGCLPVNSIVKIGLVRDEKIKIISVTLKYRPRERTDAKITGDLIEGVDFVNFAINNKKRVKVNSVKVNSLAYKLGFKKDDIILHINKEEIFNLTDLKNIFEKNFSILVFDIKRGSSRIYLIV, from the coding sequence ATGAAAAAGATAGCTATTGCACTAATGATAATAAGTTTTGTATTTCCTAGATTAAGTATTGCTTTAAATAAAGATTCTTTTTTAATTAAAAAAATTAATATTTCTTCAGTTAATGTTCCTAACTTATCTTCTATTTTAGATAAAGTAATGCCAGCAGTAGTAAGTATAGATTCTGAAGTAAAAGCAACATTAGATATTGATAAAAATCAAAATGATAAATCTTTATTAAACGATGAAGCTTTATTTTGTGAAAATAAATCTCCATTTTATGAAACTCCATTATGTAAACAGTGGATAAAAAATAATCAATTTCCTAAAATGATTAAAGTAATAGGTTCAGGGGTTATAATTGATTCAGAAAATAAATATGTGGTGACTAATAGTCATGTTATTCAAAATACAAATAAAATTCAAGTTAAATTAAACGATGGACGCGTATATGATGCAGAATTAATAGGACAAGATAATCGCTTTGATATAGCTTTATTAAAGATCAATGATGCTAATAATTTAGTAGCTATTGAAATGATTGATTCAAATACTTTAAAAGTAGGAGACTATACTTTAGCAATTGGAAATCCTTATGGATTAGGGGGAACAGTTACTTCAGGTATTATTTCTGCTTTAGGGAGAAGTGGATTAAATAATAGTCATTATGAAAATTTTATTCAAACTGATACAGCTATAAATAGAGGGAATTCAGGAGGAGCATTAATTAATTTAGAAGGAAAATTGATTGGAATTAATACTGCCATTTTATCTCCGGATGGTGGAAATATAGGAATTGGATTTTCAATTCCAACAAATATAGTAAAAAATATTACTGATCAAATTATTAAATATGGTCGAGTGATTCAAGGCGAACTGGGAATAACCGGAACTGAATTAACATTTAATTTAGCACAAGCAATGAAGTTAAAATTGCAAAGAGGAGCTTTTGTAAATCAAGTATTTAAAAACTCTGCGGCTGATGAATCAGGAATAAAAGCAGGAGATGTGATTATTTCTTTAAATAAGAAACCAATTTTTAATTTTTCTTCTTTGCGAGCTGAAATAGGTTGTTTACCAGTTAATAGTATTGTTAAAATTGGTTTAGTACGTGATGAAAAAATAAAGATTATATCAGTAACATTAAAATATCGTCCAAGAGAAAGAACAGATGCTAAAATTACAGGAGATTTAATTGAAGGTGTCGACTTTGTTAATTTTGCTATTAATAATAAAAAAAGAGTTAAAGTTAACTCTGTTAAAGTTAATTCTCTTGCTTATAAGTTAGGTTTTAAAAAAGATGATATTATTTTGCATATAAATAAAGAAGAAATTTTTAATTTAACTGATTTAAAAAATATTTTTGAAAAAAATTTTTCAATATTAGTTTTTGATATTAAAAGAGGAAGTAGTAGAATTTATTTAATAGTTTAA
- the dapD gene encoding 2,3,4,5-tetrahydropyridine-2,6-dicarboxylate N-succinyltransferase, which produces MKNLEKIITEIFQDKENIKFSKKENSVINVIKNVIELLNIGKLRISEKKNDIWITHQWLKKAVLLYLYTQKNKIIPNLNSNYYDKIPLKYCNYSLEKFQKEKVRVVPNATVRYGAFIEKNVILMPCYINIGSYIGSNSMIDTWATVGSCAQIGKNVHLSGGVGIGGVLEPLQSNPTIIEDNCFIGARSEIVEGVIVEKNSVISMGVYIGQSTKIYDRETGEIFYGKVPSGSVVVPGNLPSLNNKYSLYSAIIVKKVDSKTREKVKINELLRNID; this is translated from the coding sequence ATGAAAAATTTAGAAAAAATAATTACAGAAATATTTCAAGATAAAGAAAATATTAAATTTTCAAAAAAAGAAAATTCAGTCATCAATGTTATTAAAAACGTTATTGAATTACTTAATATTGGAAAACTTCGAATTTCTGAAAAGAAAAATGATATATGGATTACTCATCAATGGTTAAAAAAAGCAGTATTGTTATATTTATATACTCAAAAAAATAAAATTATACCTAATTTAAATAGTAATTATTACGATAAAATTCCATTAAAATACTGTAATTACTCTTTAGAAAAATTTCAAAAAGAAAAAGTTAGAGTGGTTCCTAATGCTACTGTTAGATATGGTGCTTTCATAGAAAAAAATGTAATATTAATGCCTTGTTATATAAATATAGGCTCATATATAGGATCAAACTCAATGATTGACACCTGGGCAACAGTTGGTTCCTGTGCTCAAATAGGGAAAAATGTACATTTATCTGGAGGGGTAGGTATTGGAGGTGTTCTAGAACCTTTACAAAGTAATCCTACAATTATTGAAGATAATTGCTTTATTGGAGCACGTTCTGAAATAGTAGAAGGTGTTATAGTAGAAAAAAATTCTGTAATTTCAATGGGAGTATATATTGGACAAAGTACTAAAATATACGATAGAGAAACTGGAGAAATTTTTTATGGAAAAGTTCCATCAGGATCTGTTGTAGTGCCCGGAAACTTGCCTTCATTAAATAATAAATATAGTTTATATTCTGCAATAATTGTAAAAAAAGTAGATTCTAAAACTAGAGAAAAAGTAAAAATTAATGAATTATTACGTAATATAGACTAA